One Diospyros lotus cultivar Yz01 chromosome 1, ASM1463336v1, whole genome shotgun sequence genomic window carries:
- the LOC127799469 gene encoding uncharacterized protein LOC127799469 isoform X3, whose translation MNLKLFVLHLIIVWKVLPHNCVSLENPVKLISSLGKDLHLRGQQYETVSMCRLAGHEGSIFRIAWSHDGSKLVSVSDDRSARLWEIHAERKEPDTVEILVSHSIGPVLFGHTARVWDCCIFDSVIVTAGEDCTCRIWGLDGNQLKIIREHIGRGIWRCTYVPNSSLLITAGFDSAVKAQKLHTSPLKNPESCVEDIKELPGKTKFLTVHIPRPSEYIGPMDSKSEYVRCLHFAREDTLYVATNNGYLYHTKLFDTGNVKWTKLVQVNEAVPIVCMDLLSTSSSDYPSTTEDWVAVGDGKGHMTVVSIINDAHTPKVSFTFTWSAGPERQLLGTYWCKSLSSRFIFTSDPRGMLRLWRLRDSLQSVSHSSRQRCDVLLIAEFKSCFGIRIMCLDASFEEEVLVCGDLRGNLVLFPLAKDLLNTSVASEVKISTLNYFKGAHGISSVCSIAVTNFSSNQVDIHSTGGDGCICYMEYDRDRQSLEFLGMKQVKELSLVQCLFDSTFSDDSSSSYAIGFSSTNFLIWNLMTEAKIVQVPCGGWRRPYSYYLGDVPETQNCFAFVKDEVIHIHRYWILDTERKIYPRNLHLQFHGRETHSICFVSEDSLSSSKQVLFSKSCWVATGCEDGTVRLTRYDSSIEKWSASKLLGEHIGGSAVRSICFVSKVHRIATDVTAMPDGINAQTFPFDDRENPSLLISVGAKRVLTCWKQKNGTTKFKEEAAVISLDSGAGTGLKHSSGMLSTMSFQWLSSDMPTKSCSTCDTRGNSEKDVGAAENVFGSRASHLAPIPDDRMRESQNYENDWRYLAVTAFLVKSAYSRSTVCFVVVASSDATLTLRALLLPYRLWFDIASLVSLSSPVLTLQHVIVPMGLPSEDNVHTGSLYLVISGYTDGSIAFWDLTERVDNFIQSVSDFQIEKSIDCQRRPRTGRGSQGGRWWKALGGSFASKSPCDNLSTGRTVDKSDRSMLKTFECGTPSKFIRPDTCAATNDHCSYIAPLAQGKTNDSSLESCMISPLQVLSNVHQSGVNCLHVSNVHNTIDSNFGHLYHVVSGGDDQAIDCLLFDLQILPLSSYPNNKDREIGNGVRKCENTISLVNCGHNQNYIMRVLCHETVTSAHSSAVKGIWTDGCWVFSTGLDQRIRCWRLGEHGKLVEHTQLIISVPEPESLDARACDKDSYQIVVAGRGMQMVEFSTSSPKEDED comes from the exons ATGAACTTGAAGCTCTTCGTATTGCATCTG ATTATTGTGTGGAAAGTGCTTCCTCACAACTGCGTTTCCTTGGAAAACCCTGTTAAACTGATCAGTTCATTGGGCAAAGATCTCCATCTTCGTGGTCAACAATATGAAACTGTTTCTATGTGTCGACTTGCTGGACACGAGGGTTCCATATTTCGCATTGCTTGGTCCCATGATGGATCCAAACTGGTATCTGTCTCTGATGATCGTAG TGCTCGTCTCTGGGAAATTCATGCTGAAAGGAAAGAACCAGATACAGTGGAGATACTTGTCTCTCACTCAATTGGCCCTGTACTATTTGGACACACTGCTCGGGTTTGGGACTGCTGTATATTTGATTCT GTAATAGTCACTGCTGGCGAGGATTGTACATGTCGCATATGGGGACTGGATGGTAACCAGCTTAAGATAATAAGGGAGCATAT TGGGCGGGGAATATGGCGATGCACGTATGTTCCAAACTCTTCACTTCTTATTACTGCAGGGTTTGACTCTGCAGTAAAAGCACAGAAGCTGCACACTTCTCCTCTCAAAAACCCAGAGAGTTGTGTTGAGGACATAAAAGAGCTCCCTGGAAAAACGAAGTTTCTCACTGTTCATATCCCACGTCCATCAGAGTATATAGGACCAATGGACAG CAAAAGTGAATATGTAAGGTGCTTGCATTTTGCACGTGAAGACACCCTTTATGTTGCCACAAACAATGGTTACCTGTACCATACTAAACTATTTGACACGGGAAATGTAAAATGGACCAAACTTGTCCAGGTCAATGAAGCAGTACCAATTGTTTGTATGGACCTGTTATCAACAAGTTCATCTGACTATCCTAGCACAACTGAAGATTGGGTTGCTGTTGGAGATGGTAAAGGGCACATGACTGTTGTCAGCATTATCAATGATGCTCATACTCCTAAAGTCAGCTTCACTTTTACCTGGTCAGCTGGACCAGAGAGACAACTCTTGGGTACCTATTGGTGCAAGTCACTTAGTAGTAG ATTCATCTTTACCTCTGATCCTAGAGGAATGCTGAGGTTATGGAGGTTAAGAGATTCATTGCAATCTGTTTCACACAGTTCAAGGCAAAGGTGTGATGTGTTGCTAATAGCTGAGTTTAAATCGTGCTTTGGAATACGAATAATGTGTTTGGATGCATCTTTTGAAGAGGAG GTGCTGGTCTGTGGAGATCTCCGTGGTAATTTGGTGTTATTCCCTTTGGCAAAGGACCTGTTGAATACATCTGTTGCATCAGAAGTGAAAATATCTACCTTAAATTATTTCAAAGGAGCACATGGAATATCAAGTGTATGCAGCATTGCAGTAACTAATTTCAGTTCCAATCAAGTTGACATACACTCG ACTGGAGGAGATGGGTGCATATGCTACATGGAATATGATAGAGATCGGCAAAGCTTGGAATTTTTAGGGATGAAACAAGTGAAAGAATTGAGTCTGGTTCAATGTCTCTTTGATAGTAccttctctgatgattcaagTAGCAGTTATGCAATAGGCTTTTCATCAACTAACTTCCTGATATGGAACTTAATGACCGAAGCAAAG ATTGTTCAAGTTCCCTGTGGTGGATGGCGTAGGCCCTACTCCTATTATCTTGGGGATGTGCCTGAAACACAGAACTGCTTTGCATTTGTCAAG GATGAAGTCATTCATATTCATAGGTACTGGATACTGGACACTGAGAGGAAGATATATCCTCGCAATCTGCATTTGCAATTCCATGGGAGAGAGACGCATTCCATATGCTTTGTTTCTGAAGATTCACTGTCTAGTTCAAAGCAAGTTCTCTTTTCTAAATCCTGTTGGGTTGCGACTGGGTGTGAAGATGGAACTGTGAGGCTGACTAG GTACGATTCAAGCATTGAGAAATGGTCTGCATCGAAACTTCTTGGGGAACATATTGGAGGATCAGCAGTGAGGTCTATATGTTTTGTGTCAAAAGTACATAGAATTGCAACAGATGTGACTGCCATGCCTGATGGGATAAATGCACAAACTTTTCCTTTTGATGATAGAGAGAATCCTAGCTTATTAATTTCTGTTGGTGCAAAGCGAGTCCTTACTTGTTGGAAACAAAAGAATGGAACGACAAAATTCAAGGAAGAAGCTGCAGTAATCAGCCTAGATTCTGGAGCCGGAACTGGTTTGAAGCATTCATCGGGGATGTTGTCAACAATGTCATTCCAGTGGCTTTCCTCTGACATGCCAACTAAGTCCTGCAGCACCTGTGATACCAGAGGGAACTCTGAGAAAGATGTAGGAGCAGCTGAGAATGTTTTTGGTTCCAGGGCATCTCACTTGGCGCCTATTCCAGATGACAGGATGAGGGAATCACAAAACTATGAAAATGATTGGAGATACCTGGCTGTTACAGCTTTTCTTGTTAAATCTGCTTACTCCAG GTCAACTGTCTGCTTTGTTGTTGTCGCATCTTCAGATGCCACACTCACATTACGAGCTCTCTTGTTACCCTATAGGCTGTG GTTTGATATTGCATCATTGGTTTCCCTGTCATCACCTGTTCTGACACTCCAGCATGTCATTGTTCCTATGGGTTTGCCATCTGAAG ACAATGTTCACACTGGAAgcttgtatcttgtaattagTGGATATACTGATGGGAGTATTGCCTTTTGGGATCTGACTGAAAGAGTCGACAATTTTATCCAGTCAGTTTCAGATtttcaaatagaaaaatcaaTAGATTGTCAGAGAAGGCCACGCACTGGAAGGGGAAGCCAAGGTGGACGGTGGTGGAAAGCATTAGGCGGCAGCTTTGCTTCTAAAAGCCCATGTGATAATTTGAGCACGGGTAGAACAGTTGATAAAAGTGACCGGAGTATGCTAAAAACTTTTGAATGTGGAACCCCATCAAAGTTTATCCGTCCTGATACATGTGCGGCAACTAATGATCACTGTAGTTATATTGCTCCTCTTGCACAAGGGAAAACAAATGATTCCTCACTGGAATCATGCATGATATCGCCGTTACAAGTTCTGAGTAATGTTCATCAATCTGGGGTCAATTGTCTTCACGTTTCAAATGTCCATAATACTATAGATTCCAATTTTGGCCATCTGTACCATGTTGTAAGTGGAGGTGATGATCAAGCAATTGACTGTTTACTGTTTGATTTGCAAATACTACCATTAAGCTCCTATCCCAATAACAAGGACCGGGAAATCGGGAACGGTGTCAGGAAATGTGAAAATACTATCAGCTTGGTTAACTGTGGCCACAACCAAAATTACATTATGAGAGTTTTATGCCATGAAACAGTCACCTCAGCTCACAGCTCTGCCGTAAAAG GAATTTGGACGGATGGGTGCTGGGTGTTCTCAACTGGTCTTGATCAGCGCATCCGGTGTTGGCGCCTTGGGGAGCATGGGAAGCTCGTCGAGCATACCCAACTAATCATTAGTGTGCCAGAGCCTGAATCACTGGATGCTAGAGCCTGTGACAA AGACTCTTATCAAATTGTAGTAGCTGGAAGAGGGATGCAGATGGTGGAGTTCTCGACCTCTTCTCCCAAGGAAGACGAAGACTGA